The genome window CTTACGTAGCGGTTCCAATCCTCCGGAAGAAAGAAGTAGAGACAAACCAGCAAAAACAAAATCCCCAGGGCCGCCGGCGGAATCGCAGAATCGGCAATTCCCCAACCGCTCAACGACTTTTGAAAATACGTATAAGAAAAGTATAATACGAAAATACCGAGAACCCACTGAATCCAGCGCATCCATTTTCCGGATTTGGGAAGACTCAGGCCGAATACTCCGATCATCAAAAACGGAAATCCGAGTCCGACTCCGAATAAGAACATTTTAAACGAAGCCAAAAGAATCGAACCGGCAGTGATCGCCCCCGCCCCCGCGGTGATTTGCAAAAGGATCGCGACGACCACCGGCCCGACGCAGGGAGAAGAAAGAAGTCCCGCGCCCATCCCCAAAAGGAACGTTCCTCCGCAACCTTGTGCGGTTTTCACTTCTTTCGATTGGAAAAAAGGAAGATGGATCAGATCCAAAGAGCCCAAGGCCAAAAGAAAAATCAAAATCGCGAGTCCGAGATTTATGATCGGATATCGAAGAATGACGTTAAACGCACCGCCCGAAAAACCGGCGATTACGCCGAACGACGCATATACGACCACGAGTCCTAGATAATAAATCGAAGGATGAAGAATGCGGGGGGAACCTTCTCCCCTGGCCCGAACGATTCCGACCGTGATCGGATATAAGGGATAAACGCACGGTAAAAGGCTTGCGAGAACGCCACCGGAAATCAGAACGAATCCGGTCGTCCAGTCAAAGGCCCCGCTGGAAACGCCTTCGGAAACGGATTTTTGAATTTCGGAAAACCAAGAAACGGAAGTGGTTTCTGCGGATAAGGAAAGACAAACGGTGAAAAAAGACAGGAACCCCCAAACTGCAAAACTGCGTCGAAAAATCTTGTATAGGGCGATTCTTAGTAACACGGATCAAACGACCAAAAAATACGAAATCGTTTCGAGAACTATGCTTCCGCTTAAAAATCAGAGGTCAACCCGATTCTAAACGCACCATGCCCGAACTCGTAGTTTAGACTGGATGCGTTTTCAAAAGATTCTTTTTTTGCGGAAAGGGAGAAGGGGCTACCCCGTTTTTTCAGCGATTCCTCCCTCACCTAAAAATCGGAATCTGCCGAAAATCATTCTGAATGCGCCCCGGAATTCTCAGACTCTTCTATTGTATCCTCTTGGGGATATGGATCGGTGCGGAAACCGCGCCGGTTGGAGCCGAGATCGACCTCGACTACAATTACGAATACGAGAAGAACGGGCCTTATACGAAATTCTCCGACTGGGTTCCTTACAAACTCCATAAATGGGAGCCCAAATTTTTAGAGGATTATTACCAGCTCTACGGACTCAAACTCCATTACAAAGAGAACGAACTGAGAAGGGATATTTACTTCCTAAAAATCGGATTGAAGAAACGTTTTCGTCATCCCAAGAACGCGCTCTGTCCGATCGCCGACGAGGACGAATATTACAAATACCGCAACCTTCTTTTTATGCACATCAATCTGCAGATCATGCGTTCCTACATGAGAATCGCGTCCCAATTTGATAAGCGACATCTGTATTTTTACAACCTGGACTTCGCGTACGAACTGAACCGCTCTTTCGAGGTCGCCGACGGATTTTATAAGGAAGCCATTCCCTATTGGAAAGAAGCTCAGAGATATGCGGATCGTTCCTCCGAAATCGACAACGACTTGGATCTGGGAACCTTGGAGACGGAACGTTATGAAATCATCACGGGGAAACTCGATTTCGGAAAGATCATCGAGGGTCATTTGGCCCGTTTAGAAAAGAAAAGAAATACGGTGAAGGAATATCTGAACAAACATCCGGACGCCAACAAACCCGTGCTCGAACAGTAAAAGTAGGAGTTCCCACAAGGAGAATTTTTCTTGAAAATGTAAGAATTCTCTGATATAGAAAAGTCTGCCGATTTTCTCCCGCAAGCCCGCCTCCTCCACCCAATCAGGGTGGGGACAACCTTGTTTTACAGCAAAATCGTCGGAGCTCTTACAGGCAATTCTCCCTAAAAAAAAAGCCCGAGAAAAATCCCGGGCTTTTTTTCGATTCTGCGTTTGAAAACGGCGCCTCCGTAAAGTCGACGCCCTTTTCGATTAGCAGGAATAGGTCGTAAGGAATTCGAACGGGTGAGGTCTTCCTTCCCAAGGCCAGATTTCAGTTTCAAACTTATACGCTTTGTAAGTTTGAATGAATTCTTCCGTGAACACGTCTCCTTTTTTGAGGAAGTCTCTGTCGAGGAGCATGTGCTCAACCGCTTCTCTCAAAGTGTGAGGCATCTGCTGAATTCCCTTCTCGCGGATTTCATCCAGAGAAAGTTCGAAAAGATCTTCTTCCCGAGGTGGACCCGGATCGATTTTCTTTTGAACTCCGTCGATACCGGCCATCAGCATCGCCGCGAAAGCGAGATACGGGTTCGCGGAAGAATCAGGGAAACGGAATTCTACCCTTCTTGCTTTGTCTCCGTTAACGAAAGGAATACGGCAGGAAGCGGAACGGTTCTGAGCGGAATACGCTAAGATAGAAGGAGCTTCGAAACCGGGAAGAAGTCTCTTGTAAGAGTTTGTGGAAGCGTTTGTGAAAGCCGCACAAGCTTTTGCGTGAGAAAGAACCCCGCCGATGTAGTTCATAGCGGTGTCGCTGAGGTTTTGATATCCTTTTCCCGCGAAAAGGTTCACGCCGTTTTTCCAGATGGACTGGTGGCAGTGCATCCCGTTTCCATTATCACCGTAAAGAGGTTTCGGCATGAAAGTCGCAGTCTTACCGTAGTTGTGCGCGACCATCTTCACGACGTATTTCAGTTTTTGAACGTTGTCCGCGGCTTCGATCAGAGTTCCGAATTTCACACCGATCTCACCTTGGCCTTGCGCAACCTCGTGGTGAACCACGAAAGTTTCCATACCGATCTGGTGAAGAGTCTTAACGATCGCAGCTCTCAGATCCACTTGAGAGTCCACAGGAGCTACCGGAAAGTAACCGCCTTTGGTTCCGGGACGGTGACCGGTGTTTGTAGAACCGGGGAAATCCGTATGAGAATTCCAAATCCCTTCCGAAGAATCGATTTCGTAGTATTGAACGTTGATCGCGTCTCTTACTTTGATGTTGTCAAAGATGAAGAATTCGTTTTCAGGACCGAAATACGCGGTGTCCGCAAGACCGGAAGACTCGAGATATTTCAGAGCTTTCTTAGCGATGGAACGAGGACATTTTTCGTAGAGTGCGCCTTTGTAGATGTCGAATACGTCGCAGAAAACCACAAGAGTAGGATCCGCAGTAAAAGGATCTAAGAAGATCGCATCCGTATCCGGAATCAATTGCATGTCGGATCTGTCGATCGGCTGCCAAGCTGGAATGGAGCTTCCGTCAAAAGGTAAACCTTTAAAGGAATCTTCAGTGATAGCAACTGTGTGATAAGACACGTGGTGCCAAGCTCCTTTGATATCCGTAAAACGGAAATCGTAGAAAAGAACGTTATTCGCCTTGGCGTATGCGATAACTTCACTAGGTGTTCTGGACATTCTATTCTCCTATTTGTCTTCGAGTATTAATAACTAATCTCTAATTCACGCGTAGCGTGCGTCTGTAAACTTTAAGCAATTATCGTACCATTGGAATGAAATCCGATGATTTCCGAAAAAAAGGGAACAATTCCCTTCTTCTATCCGATTGCGGGACGAATCCGGAATCAAAGTAAAATTCCTTGAAAGGCAGGCAAGCCCTAAAATACACTGCGGTAGCAGATTTTATCTTTTTTCCAATCCGATTGGCAACTAGCTTAATTTTCGTACAAAGACAGTACTGATAATTTACATTCTGCATAAATATTATTCAGCGTTCGAGAAATCCATGAGACAAATTCATTTTCTTACCGAAGCGGAGTTAAAACGAAGAATGGATCGCGAAACTTTCACGACCTTATTCGAAACTTCCGAACCGACCGAAGGCGCTTTGAAAGAATTTTTTGCCCAATTGAAAACTTGGGCCGAAGAACAAAACGCGAAGTATTGCATCGCGTTTTCGGAATCTTGGTTTGAACGCTTCGAACTCTTGGAAACGGAAAAATCCCCCACCCGTTCGATTACGAATCTATCGAAGATCGTCAATCCTCCGTTTGCCGGAGTTCCGTCCAAATTCTTCCCCGCATTCGTATGGGGAGAATCCCTCTATTTCCCTTTCGCGGCTGAAGAATCCACACTTTCCTCCAAGATCGCGATGATGGAAGAAAAGATCGAAGTCGAAGCAAAGCAGAAAACGAAATCGACTAGGAACGCCTCGATCTATCGGTTAGAATTTCAAATCATAACCGGGGATTCTTTCGGGCTAGAACAAATTCTGAATTTGGACATTCCCGCAAGTCTCGTCGAAAAAATCATCGAACGCGACGGAGAATTCTTTTTACTCACTCCGAAATTAAACGGAACCCGCGCCCTTTTCGCGATATATCTTTTGTCCACGATCTCCGAAAAAATCGAATTCAATTTTTCTAAAGTAACGATCGAACTGAACACCGATCGTGCCGTCCTTCCGATTTGGTTCAAACGTTCCGGAGGGGCGTTGGCGGGGATCGATGCGGAGAATTCTCCCGGCTACCAATCGGGAAATTTTCCTTCCTTGGAGATTGCCGCTTCTCCGTGGTTGAGCGCTTCGTTTTTGTTTTTAGTATTGAATTCTTCCTTATTGGATGCATGGGAAAATGCGGGAACAAACGAGGCCGGATCGGGTGGCGCCGCGAGTGAAACGAGCGGCGGCGGTTCTGAAAATCGTTTGCCTATGGATTTGCAAACGGAAACGATCGCTTCGTTTCCCCGTTTCGGAAGGAACGAATCTTGGAGAGATCTTACGGAACATCGTTTTGCGTCGCGGGTTTCGAGGCACGCGGGAGAAGAGGAGAATTTCTATCACACTCTCCTTCAAAAAGAATACGAAACTTCCAAGAACATTCTCGATTCCACATTAGAAACTCGTAAGGAAGAATTGGAAGAATTCGAAATTCCGGAATTACTCGATCGATTGAAAGCGGCTCAGGATTCTTCCCAAACGATTTCGTTTCACGAAGGCGCACGTGAGGATTGGAAAACGATCCAGTCGGCAATCATGAATTCGATTTTAGAACGTTGGAAGGAACGCACGGAACTGACGACGAAAAAAATCGAGGAAATCTCCTCGGCTTCCGCATGGAAAAATCTGATCGAAATCTGGAAGTCCTAGGTTAGAAGGAAACCTTGACAGGGCGATTCCCCTGAAAAAAATAGCACTGGAACCGATTTTATCGGGTCCAAACAAAGCGGCGACGTAGCTCAGCTGGTTAGAGCAACGGAATCATAATCCGCAGGTCCGGGGTTCGAATCCCTGCGTCGCTAATCGTTTCAAAGGAGAAGACGTTGAAACATCTCTTTCTATTGATTCTTTCTTTCTTCCTTCTGGCAGGTTCCGTGTCAGCCCAATCCGCTACTTGTAACGAAGTTTGCGGTTTTTACTTTGGCTGTGTGGAGCAAAACGCTCCGAGAAAACTCAGCGCAGATGAAAAAACGAAAGTAAAAGCAGGTTGTTTGAATTCTTGTAAAAAACATACGGCGGCAGTCGCAGCTTGTTTCGAAAATCACAAGTCTCAGTGTAAACCGTTCAACGATTGTATCGTAAACGCATACAACTCGAATAAAAAATAAATCTTAGAACCACCGAATTTCCTTCAAAGTAAAAACGATTTGAAAGGGAAATGTGAAAAGAGCGGGAACAAACCCGCTCTTTTTTTATACAAAGGGAACGCGGCATAAGGAAGCAGCCTCGAGGGCGGCAAAGAATACGCCCCTCGCCTGTCCCCCGTCACTCCAAAAGCGCGCGATCGAAGTCTTTAAAGACGGGATCCAATCCGCGCGCTCTGAGCGTGGTCACCAATTCGGGAATGGTTCGGTTGTCCTCGATTTCAAATTGTTTGAGCGCGCCGGAATCGGAATATCCTCCCGGCTCCGTTTTGGATTCCACGGACATGTGCGTAATCCCTAATTCGCAAAGATGGTCCCTGAGTTTCTGCGATTCTCTTGTGGATAGAACGAGACCAACGTCCGGAAAAGAAATCCGAAACGCGAACAGATAACGCACAAAGTCCTTGTCGCCGATCGGAACGATTTTTTGGAAATTCCCGGCCGCAGGCCGCATTCTCGGAAGAGAAACCTGGAAGGACGTTCTCCAGTATTCTTTCATTAGATATTTTGCATGTTCTCCGAGTTTATACAATTCTCCGAGAGGATCGGAAAGCCCGAGAAGCGCGCCGAGACCGATACGTCGAAATCCCGCCTTTCCTCCCCGATCCGGAGCCTCGAGACGGTAGCGCATATTCTTTTTGATTCCGCGATAGTGATTCTCCGCATAAACGATCGGGTCGTATGTTTCCTGATAAACGACAAGAGCCTCCGCCCCCGACCCGATTAAAGATTCGTACGGTTCTCGATCGAGGGGATAGATTTCGATCGCGATGGAATCGAACGATTTTTTGAGAATCGACACCGCGTTTCGGATGTATTCCAAATTCGTTTTGCTGTAATCCTCTCCCGTCAATACGACAAGATGACGGATCCCCTTCGACTTGAGAACTTGCGCTTCCCGTTCGATCTCCTCTTCGCTTAACGTTTTGCGCGGAATTTTGTTTTCGTAGCTGAATCCGCAATAAAGACAGGAAGAGCGACATTCGTTGGAAAGGTATAAGGGCATGTAGAGCTGAATCGTGTTTCCAAAACGTTCTTTTTTGATTTGTTTCGAAAGAATTGCCATCGCCTCCAAATACGCGGTTGCCGCGGGAGAAATTAGAGAAACATAATCTTCGAATGGAACAGATTGCCCGAACGAAGATTTATGAAGCGCGCTTTCGACGTCGTTTTTCGTTTTGGAACGAACGATTTCAACCGCGTCCTCGAACGAAGTTCTGTCAAAAAGATCCGTGTACATCTCTTTCTTCTTCGTTTAAAAAACCGGTTAAAGGACTGGAAGCCGAAGCCTCCAATTTGAATTTTGCGCCCGTTCCGCCGTAAAGTTTTGCGAGGCGTCCCGCTTCAGTCGCGAGTCGAAACGCTCTTGCGATAGCGGATGGATTCTTTGCGATCGCGATTGCGGTATTGACGAGAACGGCGTCCGCACCGAGTTCCATCGCCTCCGCAGCGTGGGAAGGAAGACCGAGTCCCGCGTCGACTACGACCGGAATTTTGGATTGAGAGATGATGATTTCAAGATTCGCTTTCGTACGGATTCCGAGATTGGAACCGATCGGGGAACCGAGCGGCATTACTGTTGCGCAACCGGCTTCTTCCAAATGTTTGCAAAGTATCGGATCGGCGTTGATGTAAGGAAGAACTTTAAATCCTTCTTTAACGAGAATCTCGGCGGCCTTTAAAGTTTCGATCGGATCGGGTAACAAATATACCGGATCGGGGGTAACTTCGAGTTTCACCCAATCACCGGCTCCGAGTTCTCGCGCAAGCCTCGCAAGTCGAATCGCCTCTTCCGCATTTCTCGCACCGCTCGTATTTGCTAAAAGGAGAATTTTGTTTCGATCGATTCTGGAAAGAATATCGTCCTCAGGAGCTTCCAGATCGACTCGTCTAAGCGCGACGGTCACGACTTCCGTTTCGGAGGCGATGATCGCGCTATGCATCGCTTCACCCGAAGAGAATTTTCCGGTGCCAAGAAAGAGTCTGGATTGAAACGTTTTGCCCGCGATGACGAGCGGATCGAAGTTCATGTCGGAGGAAGAAGTCATTCTACTGTAGAAATCTTCGGACAGGGCCACACCGTCAAGAAGAGAAGATTGGAAGAAGAAATTGGAAGCAGTTTTCAATTTCGTTTGAAATTCTATTTTTCGTTTTAATTCGGTTAAAAAGAAGCGCTTCCGGCGCAGAGTTCGGATTTTGATGCGGTTTGATCTTTTTTTATTTTTTTCCCTCTCTGAATCGAGGACAGGGAACCGTACGAAACATGGCTGGCATTTATCTCGATATCGATCAGAAGATTCAATCCGTTTTGGTTTCATCCGAATCGAATGTGGAAACTCTCCTTTTCCAGGAAAGTTATCTCAATTCGCTAAGCACCGAACAACGAAAGGTTTTGCCGAAACGAATTCTTCCCTTGTTGCGTAAGTATCAAAAGTTCCTTCTTTCTAAACGGAGAATCAATCGAAATGCTCAGAAAACTTTATACCAAAGGAATGTCGGGAAATTAGTTCGTTTGAATATGAGAGTGAACACCGGAATTTGGGCAATCTTAGGTGTTATCGCCGCCGCTCATGGAGTGTCTCGATGTTTTTTAGTGAATTATATGATTTGGTTGGATGATTCCGGCGTCGGAGATTCTATCGAAGAAAAATTAAATGTGGGATCTCCCACCTTTCAAAACTCTTACAGTTACCTCTGGCACTTAGACCTACTTAACAATCGTATTACAAAAAGTCTTGAATTTCGGCCAAATCCGATTTGGTTCTTAACTTCGGAGGACATTCCGCCTCGATTTGGAGCAAAGTAAAAGCGATACATTTTTTAAAGAAAGTCAAGGTGTGGAAATACGGATCAAACAACGAACACAAGATTGATTGAGCCGAACAAAAAACGGAATAAGCGTCTCACAAAACGATTGCAGGTTCAGCAGCAAACTACAGCCACATCGAATCACATTCGCCGCTGAGAACTACGTGCAAGCAACACCATGCCGCAACGCGCGAAGGAATCGTTTTCGTTGCATTCGAATCGAAGAACCGCGGAAGCACCGCGGCTTACGAAGCTAAACGGCCGCTTCGGTGACTTTCTCCGCGATCGAAGCGGCTTCATCCAGCTTCAAAGAGAGAATTCTCGAGATCCCCGGTTCCTCGTTCGTCACTCCGAACAAAGAATTCGCGCGATTGATCGTGGATTGTGCGTGTGTAATCACGATAAACTGGGACTTATCCTTGAACTTATCCAGAATTTGGCAAAAGCGAAGTTTGTTCGCCTCGTCCAACGCCGCGTCGATCTCATCCAGAAAACAAAACGGAGAAGGTTTCACCATGTAAATCGCAAAAAGAAGCGCGATCGCGGTCATCGATTTTTCACCGCCCGACAATAAACGCAAGTTCTGAACATGTTTGCCCGGCGGCTCGGCCATAATTTCGATTCCGGCATTTAAACTATCTTCGTTCTCGGTGAGTTCCAACATCGCACGTCCGCCGTTGAACAAGGTGGAAAACGTTTCTTGAAAGTTCTCGCGAATCTTCTCAAAAGTTTCGCGGAATAATTTTTCCGATTCTTCGTTGATTCGATTGAGAACGTCTTCCACGTCCGCTTTGGATTTTTCGATATCCTCTTTTTGAACGCGATGGTGTTCGTAGATCTCCTTCACACTTCTATATTCTTCGATGGAAAGAGGGTTGATCGAACCGAGCATTTGGATATCGGACTTGAGTCTCTTCAGTTTGACTTCTTCTTTGGTTCGTTCCAAATTGCGGTTTTGAAACTCCGCGACGAGTTCTTGTTCCGAAATCGAATAATCGTTGTACAATTCTTCCGTAAAAGAATCGATCTGAACTTTCAAACCCGAAACGGTTCTTTCCTTTTCGGTCAACACAGGAATCAGATTTTTAAAATCGTCCTGATTCTTTTGAATATCGTGTTTGAGATTTTGAATCTCTTTTAAGATGTTCCGCAAGGATTCCTTTTCGGATTCGAGAGCGCGGCTCATGTCCAAGAATTCGTTGTAGCTCGACTCGATCTGCTGTTCGAGTTCGGAGACTTCTCGCTCAAATTCCTGCTTTTTGGAGATTACGTTCTGGATCGAATCTTTTGCGTTTTGAATTCTCTTTTCGATTTCTTCCTTGCGGAGCCCGATCGCCTTTGCGGCTTCCAATCTTGAATTTCGTTCGGAGCCGAGTTCCAAAACTTTTTTTTCTAAGAATACGGTTTGTTCCTTGTTGGCTTCCAGGTTTTCGCGCAAGGATTCTATCTTTAAACCGGAATCCTTAATGCTTCTTGTAAGATTTTCGTTATCCAAGATCAAGTCTTCGATCTGTTGATCCAACGTTTCTTTTCTGGATAAGAATCCGTCCCGATCGAAAAGAATATTACGGATCATATCTTCCAGGTGAACGAACTCTTCTAATTTCGATTGAACATCGCCTAAGTTCAGTTTTTCGAGAACGGAAGCGATCTTGGACTTTTCGGAAAGCTCCCAATTCTCCCGTAGCTCCGCAATCTCGCGGGAATATTCGGACATCTTAGAAAGAAGAAACTCTTTCAATTCCTTTCTTCTATTTTCCGTATCGATCGCTTCTTTCTTTCTGGATTCGAGTTGGCTGATCAACTCAAAGATGACTTCTTTGAGTTTTTCGCGAAGTTCGTTGTGGGCCTTATCGTTGGAAGCGATCTTGGATTCCTTTTCGACAACGGCCGCGTTCTCGTCTTCGATTTGTTTTTCCAGAACCAGCTTGGAATCCTTCAGCTTTTGGATCTCTTCCTGAAGAAGTTCGATTTCTCCTTCGAGTTCGGCGCATTCTTTCTGAATTCTTTCCAAATCGATGACGAGCAAACTCAAAGAAGATTCCTCTCCGTTCAAAGTTTCCGTCATCTCGGAGATTCTTTCCTCGTATTCGAGAATGATCTGTTTGTTCTTTTCGATCTTCTCTTTTTGAATCTTCGTTTGGGAAAGATGATCGTATAATTTCTTGTCGATTTCGGAAACGCGCTTTTCGATTTCCGATTTATCTTTTTCTAACACTTCGATCCGACCGGTTTCCTCGCTGATCGTATCGAGCAAGGTTTGATTCTTATCCTTGATGCCCTGCAGTTCCTCTTCCGAAGCTTTCAGCTTTTTGGTAAGAGTGGAGAATTTCAGATAACGAATGATTTTGTCTGTTTCGTCCAACTCCGCCTTGAGTTTGAAATAGGCTTCGGCTTTTTCGGCCTGCTTTTCCTTGACTTCCATTTCCTTCTTCATGGAATTCATGATGTCGTGGATGCGGAGAAGATTCTGTTTCGTGTCGTCCAGACGTTTCAACGCCTCTTGACGTTCCAGTTTGAATCTGGAAATTCCGGCGGCTTCTTCGAAGATCAGTCTTCGTTCTTCCGGCTTGGAATGAAGAATGCGGTCGACCTTTCCTTGTTCCATGATCGAGTAAGAAGACTTACCGATTCCCGTATCCATCAGAAGTTTTTCGATGTCCTTTCTTTGAACTCTGGAATCGTTGATGCAGTATTCGTTGTTGCCGTCCATGTAAAGACGGCGAGTCATCTTAACGGACGGATAATCCATCTTAATCAATCGGGAAGAATTATCGAAGATCACGGAAACTTCCGCATAACCCGCGGGCTTGCGCGCTTCGGAACCGTGAAAGATCACGTCGTCCATCTTGTCTCCGCGAAGTCCCTTCGCGGACTTTTCACCGAAGACCCATTTTACGGCGTCAACGATGTTCGACTTACCGCTGCCATTCGGTCCGACAACGGCGGTAAATCCCGGATCGAGAAGAATTTCGGTCTCGTCCGCGAACGTTTTGAATCCAACAATATTCAGACTTTTTAAATACATAGTTTTTGTGTTTTTCGTTTCCGATTGTTCCGGAAAGATGTTTCCAATTGACCAGATTTGGGCAGGGATTAGAATGCACCTGGGTTATTATGTCTCACAATCTCTCTGAAAAGACAAGAGAAATATTCGGGAAAAAGCCGTACTTATCTCTCTATTTCCAACGAGAACCCGACTCGAATTTACGATTCGCTCTGAAACCCGCTAAGAATCCGAAAGAGAGATTTTTAGAGTTGGATGGCCGCGCTCTTGCGAGCGCGGTGGCCCCTCTTACCCAAGCACAAAGAATTCTTCAGACGCAAAAAATAACACCGACCGATCTTGTCGCCGTCATCGGCCTCGGAAATCCGCATCTCATCGAAGAAGTTCACAGAAACATGGAGCCGGGACAGATTCTTCTTCTCGTGGACGAACATCCCGAACTCATCTTTCCTCTTTGGGAAGAAGTCCTCGAGCCCGTGATGGAAGTTCCGGGTCGACATTTGTTTTTAGGTCTTTCCGCGCTGGGTCTTCTATGGAATTATTTGGAATCTCTTCCGGTGGAACGCGTTTCGGGAATTCGCGTTTTTAGAAACGCGGCGAGCACTTCTCTCAACGAAGCCTATTACGGAGAATTGGAAATCAAGATCCGTAAAATTCTTTCCTCCAAGATGAGCGATCTTTTGACCAAGTTCGAGTTCGAAAGAATCTGGGTTCGCAATACGTTCGTCAACACCGCGAACTTTCCCGATCCGAACAATCGACGCACGCGAGTCGAACTCTTAAAGGAAAAATTCGCGAACACGCCGGCCATGCTCGTTTCCGCGGGACCGTCTCTTCGAAGTCAATGCGAATGGATTTCCAAAATCAGGGACAAGGTGTTTCTGTTTTCCTGCGACACTTCCCTCAAAGCCCTTTTAAAATTCGGAATCGTTCCTGACGGCGTAATCACCCTCGACGCGCAAACTCATTCTTTCTTTCATTTTATGGGAGCGGAATCGTCTAACGTTCCTTTGTTCGCAGACTTGGTGAGCTCGCCTTCGATCTTGCGTTCGCAGAAGTTCACCAAGATCGTTCATTCGTTAACCGCAAAATACATCGTCGACGCAAGCGGAGAGTTAAAACGGGAAGTCACCGCGGGCTCTAAAACCGCGGAAAAACTTTTGGGTCCGATCGGAGACATTCAATCCGGAGGAAGCGTCGCAACGACCGCGTTTGATCTTTTGAG of Leptospira sanjuanensis contains these proteins:
- a CDS encoding motility associated factor glycosyltransferase family protein, coding for MSHNLSEKTREIFGKKPYLSLYFQREPDSNLRFALKPAKNPKERFLELDGRALASAVAPLTQAQRILQTQKITPTDLVAVIGLGNPHLIEEVHRNMEPGQILLLVDEHPELIFPLWEEVLEPVMEVPGRHLFLGLSALGLLWNYLESLPVERVSGIRVFRNAASTSLNEAYYGELEIKIRKILSSKMSDLLTKFEFERIWVRNTFVNTANFPDPNNRRTRVELLKEKFANTPAMLVSAGPSLRSQCEWISKIRDKVFLFSCDTSLKALLKFGIVPDGVITLDAQTHSFFHFMGAESSNVPLFADLVSSPSILRSQKFTKIVHSLTAKYIVDASGELKREVTAGSKTAEKLLGPIGDIQSGGSVATTAFDLLRNLGCRPIFLVGQDLAYSGREIHSTGTHHNEKWLTLVRRTQGLEKINEMIIRKRDTRLVPSAGGGEVLTDYVLDLYRHWFEESFKTLDFPVYNVNARGAKIENCENVSLEEADKILSSFPKHGYYWKEFIPWKIDVENESGKSSGKPGEISVAAAEEFRSNLLQKIQSVLKIFSDPSIREESYDVVLSRFRSEIAEWEDLRFLVRKTEIYILRHRDTLDEIRKKNLLIGAVLKEFTGLKRKLLAGSLSS